In the genome of Triticum urartu cultivar G1812 chromosome 5, Tu2.1, whole genome shotgun sequence, one region contains:
- the LOC125555723 gene encoding osmotin-like protein, whose amino-acid sequence MAGMGERLVIGALLAAAFLAAPAAGTTLTLHNLCPYPVWPLVTPNTGFPSICGNDIRLEGNGHGLVSFPSPATFWSGQLVARTGCAPPPRCETGSKRPAGVVQLTVHSAEGAPRPDLAVYSVSLVGGFNVPVVVSPQVIGGDGPCPALGCAADLNAGCPPAQRVVGAGGRVVACNGPPGYFKQRCPLTRTTPVDREPVEQHCYAPGELKVVFCQPAMVDVDADAAAHPDVVVAEN is encoded by the coding sequence ATGGCTGGCATGGGCGAGCGCCTCGTGATCGGCGCCCTGCTGGCCGCCGCCTTCCTGGCGGCACCGGCGGCGGGCACCACGCTGACCCTGCACAACCTGTGCCCGTACCCCGTGTGGCCGCTGGTGACCCCGAACACGGGCTTCCCCTCCATCTGCGGCAACGACATCCGCCTCGAGGGCAACGGCCACGGGCTCGTCTCCTTCccctccccggcgaccttctggTCCGGGCAGTTGGTGGCGCGCACCGGCTGCGCGCCCCCGCCGCGGTGCGAGACGGGGAGCAAGCGGCCCGCGGGCGTGGTGCAGCTGACCGTGCACTCGGCCGAGGGCGCGCCGCGGCCGGACCTGGCGGTGTACAGCGTGAGCCTGGTGGGCGGGTTCAACGTCCCGGTGGTGGTGAGCCCGCAGGTCATCGGCGGCGACGGGCCGTGCCCGGCCCTGGGGTGCGCGGCGGACCTCAACGCCGGGTGCCCGCCGGCGCAGCGCGTGGTGGGCGCGGGCGGCCGCGTCGTCGCGTGCAATGGGCCGCCCGGGTACTTCAAGCAGCGGTGCCCGCTGACGCGAACGACGCCGGTCGACAGGGAGCCCGTGGAGCAGCACTGCTACGCGCCCGGCGAGCTCAAGGTCGTCTTCTGCCAGCCAGCAATGGTCGACGTCGACGCCGACGCGGCCGCACATCCGGATGTTGTCGTCGCCGAGAACTAG
- the LOC125508049 gene encoding ubiquitin-related modifier 1 homolog, which yields MHLTLEFGGGLELLLEKSTKVHKVDVQPRDGEDKATMKGLLSWVKSNLIKERPEMFIKDDSVRPGVLVLINDCDWELCGGLDAELEDKDVVVFISTLHGG from the exons ATGCATCTCACTCTTGAATTCGG GGGCGGTCTGGAGCTTCTCCTAGAGAAATCCACCAAGGTACACAAGGTGGATGTCCAGCCCAGGGACGGTGAAGACAAG GCCACTATGAAGGGATTGCTCTCTTGGGTGAAGTCCAATTTGATCAAGGAGCGGCCAGAGATGTTCATCAAGGATGACTCTGT GAGGCCTGGGGTTCTTGTCCTTATAAATGACTGCGACTGGGAGTTGTGTGGAGGCCTTGATGCAGAGTTGGAAGATAAGGACGTGGTTGTCTTCATCTCCACACTGCACGGTGGTTAA